One Oreochromis niloticus isolate F11D_XX linkage group LG16, O_niloticus_UMD_NMBU, whole genome shotgun sequence genomic window carries:
- the p2ry8 gene encoding P2Y purinoceptor 8, with the protein MTANSSKLDNATINFLQNSGAAISISTLYIFITAINLVGNGLSMWLLLFRTSPKSPSIIFMINLTLTDMALGAALPFQISYQLQGYQWNLGPKMCSFLTLVFYSNMYCSILTMMAIGIDRYLGIVRPMLFRRIRKKRLIAFISCFVMWGLVLSTLYPLMTTDLTYHVPQLNITTCFDILKTEMLPSVPAWAAFLFSMVFLLFLFPFCVTSFCYISVIRKLASDSKTSQKKRAIRLAVIVLLVFTFCFAPNNILLLIHSVLRLYYKKSIYTAYKLSLSFSCLNSCLDPFIYYFACKDFRQKLREIINLQSLSSGDSMKMENKETLYSAQ; encoded by the exons ATGACGGCGAATTCCAGCAAACTAGACAACGCCACGATAAACTTTCTGCAGAATTCTGGCGCCGCCATCTCTATCTCTACTTTGTACATATTCATCACGGCCATTAACTTGGTGGGAAATGGCTTGTCCATGTGGCTCCTCCTCTTCCGTACCTCTCCCAAGTCTCCCTCCATCATCTTCATGATAAATCTTACCCTTACCGACATGGCTCTCGGTGCTGCTCTGCCCTTTCAGATCTCCTACCAGCTCCAAGGATATCAATGGAATCTGGGACCAAAAATGTGCAG TTTCCTGACCCTCGTTTTCTACTCCAATATGTACTGCTCCATCCTTACAATGATGGCCATCGGTATCGACCGCTATCTGGGCATTGTCAGGCCCATGCTGTTCAGGCGGATCAGGAAGAAGAGACTGATCGCTTTTATCAGCTGCTTCGTCATGTGGGGTTTGGTCCTGAGCACTCTGTATCCACTGATGACAACAGACCTGACGTATCACGTTCCTCAGCTTAACATTACAACCTGTTTTGATATACTGAAGACAGAAATGCTTCCATCTGTGCCGGCCTGGGCAGCCTTCCTCTTCAGCATGGtcttccttctctttctctttccgttctgtgtgacatcattcTGCTACATCAGTGTCATACGCAAGCTGGCCAGTGATTCAAAGACATCCCAGAAAAAGAGAGCAATCCGTCTGGCAGTTATTGTTCTCTTAGTCTTCACTTTCTGCTTTGCTCCAAACAACATCCTCCTGCTGATACATAGCGTGCTGAGACTCTACTATAAGAAGTCTATCTACACAGCCTACAAGCTGTCTCTGTCCTTCAGCTGTCTAAATAGCTGCCTCGACCCATTCATTTACTACTTTGCATGTAAGGACTTCAGACAAAAGTTGAGAGAGATAATAAATCTGCAGAGTTTGAGCAGTGGAGATTCAATGAAGATGGAAAATAAAGAGACTTTGTACTCTGCGCAGTGA